Proteins encoded within one genomic window of Candidatus Methylomirabilota bacterium:
- a CDS encoding ABC transporter substrate-binding protein: IFLAVVPEIHVVNSALLKKHEKDGDWGAAWLTNNEAGSGSYQLTRYDPAIGFQAKRFAGHFMPWGPKPIDEIDFRFVKEDNTRVLGMIKGDYQGTGGYLPNDQVKRLREASNVKIVEAESMRIMMFQINNQRAPMTDVHVRRAISYAFDYDGFNKEILGGTVERNPVPIPNNMWGVPKDVKGYTYSLDKAKQELGQAQAKVDRPLTVGYLQGFSQTEQAATVMANGLRKLGLETKMTSEVWPAMVERMKKPETSPDLVVYWISTYYADPNNWIGEMFNSKQWGTFKASSFYKNPKVDDLLDSALKTTDRAVREKAYQEAARIVVSDAAGVWIYNTKYFGPWAKNIEGIRFSPIGNGQEIRWLSYSK; the protein is encoded by the coding sequence ATCTTCCTGGCGGTGGTGCCCGAGATCCACGTGGTCAACTCCGCCCTGCTCAAGAAGCACGAGAAGGACGGCGACTGGGGCGCGGCGTGGCTCACCAACAACGAGGCCGGATCCGGCTCGTACCAGCTGACGCGTTACGACCCGGCGATCGGGTTCCAGGCCAAGCGCTTCGCCGGCCACTTCATGCCGTGGGGACCGAAGCCCATCGACGAGATCGACTTCCGCTTCGTGAAGGAGGACAACACGCGCGTGCTCGGCATGATCAAGGGCGACTACCAGGGCACCGGCGGCTACCTGCCCAACGACCAGGTCAAGCGGCTGCGCGAGGCGTCGAACGTCAAGATCGTGGAAGCGGAGTCGATGCGGATCATGATGTTCCAGATCAACAACCAGCGCGCGCCCATGACCGACGTGCACGTGCGCCGCGCGATCAGCTACGCCTTCGACTACGACGGCTTCAACAAGGAGATCCTCGGCGGCACCGTGGAGCGCAACCCGGTGCCGATCCCGAACAACATGTGGGGCGTGCCGAAGGACGTGAAGGGCTACACCTACAGCCTGGACAAGGCCAAGCAGGAGCTCGGGCAGGCCCAGGCCAAGGTGGACCGGCCGCTCACCGTCGGGTATCTGCAGGGCTTCAGCCAGACCGAGCAGGCGGCGACCGTCATGGCCAACGGCCTGCGCAAGCTCGGGCTCGAGACCAAGATGACGAGCGAGGTGTGGCCGGCGATGGTCGAGCGGATGAAGAAGCCGGAGACCTCGCCCGACCTGGTCGTCTACTGGATCAGCACGTACTACGCCGACCCCAACAACTGGATCGGCGAGATGTTCAACTCCAAGCAATGGGGTACCTTCAAGGCCTCGAGCTTCTACAAGAACCCGAAGGTGGACGATCTGCTGGACTCGGCGCTCAAGACCACGGATCGCGCCGTCCGCGAGAAGGCCTACCAGGAGGCGGCCCGCATCGTGGTGAGCGACGCCGCCGGGGTCTGGATCTACAACACCAAGTACTTCGGCCCCTGGGCCAAGAACATCGAAGGCATCCGCTTCAGCCCCATCGGCAACGGGCAGGAGATCCGCTGGCTCTCGTACTCCAAGTGA